One window of the Corvus moneduloides isolate bCorMon1 chromosome 10, bCorMon1.pri, whole genome shotgun sequence genome contains the following:
- the TNK2 gene encoding activated CDC42 kinase 1 isoform X3: MPCAGGQDQTMGPGSGSPEVAVRRNLAPRPPRPPLPQGSPVLRAGPPRPPACSIRPTKQHQVPAPRERLSCSMQAEEGTDWLLELLTELQLQQYFLRIRDELNVTRLSHFEYVKNEDLEKIGMGRPGQRRLWEAVKRRKAMCKRKSWMSKVFSGKRPESELPPQPQSTFRKPPTPPPPEAGGQHSLTCLVRERDLSIFEKLGDGSFGVVRRGEWCTPAGKTLNVAVKCLKTDVLSQPEALDDFIREVNAMHSLDHRNLIRLYGVVLSHPMKMVTELAPLGSLLDRLRKNQGHFLISTLCQYAIQVAKGMAYLESKRFIHRDLAARNILLASNELVKIGDFGLMRALPKNDDHYVMQEHRKVPFAWCAPESLKTRTFSHASDTWMFGVTLWEMFTYGQEPWIGLNGSQILHKIDKEGERLPRPEDCPQDIYNVMLQCWAHKPEDRPTFVALRDFLVEAQPTDMRALQDFEEPDKLHIQMNDIITVIEGRAENYWWRGQNKRTLKVGQFPRNTVTSVAGLSAHDISQPLKNSFIHTGHGDTNPQHCWGFPDKIDELYLGNPMDPPDVLGVDPSAARPTQLPGRAKRQPPPRPPQPTVLLTKPCYDPVSEEEEGLPGGLRKLCLKKPGTGKGLRPVKPSARVPGTKVGERQPGRLASEGLASSEVTLIDFGEEVPQGSPSPVGELTAPSLAKLAMEACSLLDKTPPQSPTRALPRPLHPTPVVDWDARPLPPPPAYDDVAQDEDDIEVCSITSPPSRRGKTNYGFVDESERGPALEDNLFLPPKETKQPSMTQTTELFEELQQECMKRLNVPLGLAAPADDKPQIPPRVPIPPRPLRRNEPGRWSGDLSPASGGEEDRPPQIPPRDPLSQPTSRTPSPMALQVGSPQQRAALCSCLSTSPGKPMPTTQSFALDPKYATPKVIQAQGKDCSKGPCILPIVKDGQKVSSTHYYLLPERPAYLDKYEKFFKEAKSPEEVPASRQVTTATVRPMVQQPLPDCKANFSSNNSNPGPKCLVKASCSLQKIVYDGPDVCRPADKIRLVQETVHGVTTEECQAALQNHNWNIQRAIQYLKVEQLFCLGLKSRMECQRVLEMFDWNLAQASSHLLDPYSTTRQKW; this comes from the exons aggctgagctgtAGCATGCAGGCGGAGGAGGGCACGGactggctgctggagctgctcaccgagctgcagctgcagcagtacTTCCTGCGCATCCGAGACGAGCTCAATGTCACACGCCTCTCCCACTTCGAGTACGTCAAAAATGAGGATCTGGAGAAGATCGGCATGGGACGCCCCG gcCAGCGGCGGCTGTGGGAGGCAGTGAAGCGGAGGAAAGCCATGTGCAAGCGGAAATCCTGGATGAGCAAG GTGTTCAGTGGGAAGCGCCCGGAGTCGGAGCTGCCGCCCCAGCCCCAGAGTACCTTCCGCAAGCCCCCCACGCCACCACCCCCTGAAGCTGGGGGCCAACACTCCCTCACCTGCCTTGTGCGGGAGCGGGACCTCTCGATCTTTGAGAAGCTGGGTGACGGCTCCTTCGGTGTCGTGCGTCGCGGCGAGTGGTGCACGCCTGCCGGCAAGACG CTGAATGTGGCAGTGAAGTGCCTCAAGACAGATGTGCTGAGCCAGCCAGAGGCACTGGACGATTTCATCCGGGAGGTGAATGCCATGCACTCCCTGGACCACAGGAACCTCATCCGCCTGTATGGTGTGGTGCTCTCCCACCCCATGAAGATG GTGACAGAGCTGGCCCCACTGGGTTCCCTTCTGGACCGCCTGCGGAAGAACCAGGGCCATTTCCTCATCTCCACCCTGTGCCAGTATGCTATCCAGGTGGCCAAGGGCATGGCCTACCTGGAGTCCAAGCGCTTCATCCACCGCGACCTGGCTGCCCGCAACATCCTGCTGGCCTCCAATGAGCTCGTCAAGATTGGGGACTTCGGACTGATGCGGGCCCTGCCCAAAAATGATGATCACTACGTGATGCAGGAGCATCGCAAGGTCCCCTTTGCCTG GTGTGCTCCTGAGAGCCTGAAGACCCGCACCTTCTCCCATGCCAGTGACACCTGGATGTTCGGAGTGACCCTCTGGGAGATGTTCACCTATGGTCAGGAGCCTTGGATCGGCCTCAATGGCAGCCAG ATCCTGCACAAGATAGACAAGGAGGGTGAGCGGCTGCCGCGGCCTGAGGACTGTCCCCAGGACATCTACAATGtcatgctgcagtgctgggcacacAAGCCTGAGGACCGACCCACCTTCGTGGCCTTGCGAGACTTCTTGGTGGAG GCTCAGCCCACCGACATGAGAGCGCTGCAGGACTTTGAGGAGCCAGACAAGCTGCACATCCAGATGAACGACATCATCACGGTCATCGAGGGCAG GGCCGAGAATTACTGGTGGCGGGGTCAGAATAAACGGACCCTAAAAGTTGGCCAATTTCCCCGAAACACGGTGACCTCGGTGGCAGGGCTGTCAGCCCACGACATCAGCCAGCCGCTTAAAAACAGCTTCATCCACACAGGCCATGGAGACACCAACCCGCAGCACTGCTGGGGGTTTCCCGATAAAATTGATGA gCTGTACCTGGGAAATCCCATGGACCCTCCTGACGTTTTAGGTGTGGACCCGAGCGCTGCCAGACCTACACAGCTTCCAGGAAGGGCTAAAA ggcagcctcctcCACGCCCACCTCAGCCTACCGTCCTGCTCACCA AGCCTTGCTACGACCCGGtcagtgaggaggaggagggtctGCCAGGGGGTCTCCGGAAGCTCTGCCTGAAGAAgccaggcacagggaagggTCTGCGACCGGTCAAGCCATCAGCACGAGTACCGGGCACCAAGGTGGGCGAGCGGCAACCCGGACGGCTGGCAAGCGAGGGGCTGGCAAGCAGCGAGGTGACCCTCATTGACTTTGGGGAGGAAGTGCCCCAGGGTAGCCCCTCTCCAGTGGGGGAGCTGACAGCCCCATCGTTAGCCAAGCTGGCCATGGAGGCCTGCTCTTTGCTGGACAAGACCCCACCACAGAGCCCCACGCGGGCTCTTCCTCGGCCTCTCCACCCCACGCCAGTGGTGGACTGGGATGCCCGGCCGTTGCCCCCACCGCCTGCCTATGATGACGTGGCACAGGATGAGGATGATATTGAGGTCTGCTCTATCACTAGCCCTCCAAGCCGGCGGGGCAAGACCAACTATGGCTTTGTGGATGAGAGTGAGCGGGGACCAGCACTGGAGGACAACCTCTTCCTGCCCCCCAAGGAGACCAAACAGCCCAGCATGACGCAGACCACCGAGCTCTtcgaggagctgcagcaggagtgcATGAAGAGGCTCAACGTCCCTCTGGGACTGGCCGCCCCAGCTGACGACAAGCCCCAAATCCCGCCCCGTGTCCCAATCCCACCCCGGCCCCTTCGCCGCAATGAGCCTGGGCGCTGGTCAGGGGACCTTTCCCCAGCTTCGGGGGGCGAGGAAGACCGGCCGCCCCAGATCCCTCCACGGGACCCACTGTCACAGCCCACTTCCCGGACACCCAGCCCCAtggctctgcaggtgggctctccCCAGCAACgtgctgccctctgctcctgcctctccacCTCACCAGGGAAGCCCATGCCCACCACACAGAGCTTTGCCCTTGACCCCAAATACGCCACCCCCAAGGTCATCCAGGCACAGGGCAAGGACTGCTCCAAGGGACCCTGCATCCTGCCTATCGTGAAGGATGGGCAGAAGGTCAGCAGCACTCACTACTACCTGCTGCCCGAGCGCCCTGCCTACCTGGACAAGTATGAGAAGTTTTTCAAGGAGGCTAAAAGCCCTGAGGAGGTGCCAGCATCCCGCCAGGTCACCACAGCCACTGTCCGTCCCATggtgcagcagccactgccagaCTGCAAGGCCAACTTTTCCTCCAACAACAGCAACCCTGGGCCCAAGTGCCTGGTGAAAGcctcctgcagcctccagaAGATCGTTTACGACGGGCCAGATGTTTGCCGTCCTGCTGACAAGATCCGGCTG GTGCAGGAGACGGTGCATGGCGTGACCACCGAGGAGTGtcaggcagccctgcagaaccACAACTGGAACATCCAACGGGCCATCCAGTACCTGAAG GTGGAGCAGCTCTTCTGCCTGGGGCTGAAGTCCCGTATGGAGTGCCAGCGGGTGCTGGAGATGTTCGACTGGAACCTGGCACAGGCTAGCTCCCACCTCCTCGATCCCTACAGCACCACCCGCCAGAA GTGGTGA
- the TNK2 gene encoding activated CDC42 kinase 1 isoform X6 produces the protein MQAEEGTDWLLELLTELQLQQYFLRIRDELNVTRLSHFEYVKNEDLEKIGMGRPGQRRLWEAVKRRKAMCKRKSWMSKVFSGKRPESELPPQPQSTFRKPPTPPPPEAGGQHSLTCLVRERDLSIFEKLGDGSFGVVRRGEWCTPAGKTLNVAVKCLKTDVLSQPEALDDFIREVNAMHSLDHRNLIRLYGVVLSHPMKMVTELAPLGSLLDRLRKNQGHFLISTLCQYAIQVAKGMAYLESKRFIHRDLAARNILLASNELVKIGDFGLMRALPKNDDHYVMQEHRKVPFAWCAPESLKTRTFSHASDTWMFGVTLWEMFTYGQEPWIGLNGSQILHKIDKEGERLPRPEDCPQDIYNVMLQCWAHKPEDRPTFVALRDFLVEAQPTDMRALQDFEEPDKLHIQMNDIITVIEGRAENYWWRGQNKRTLKVGQFPRNTVTSVAGLSAHDISQPLKNSFIHTGHGDTNPQHCWGFPDKIDELYLGNPMDPPDVLGVDPSAARPTQLPGRAKRQPPPRPPQPTVLLTKPCYDPVSEEEEGLPGGLRKLCLKKPGTGKGLRPVKPSARVPGTKVGERQPGRLASEGLASSEVTLIDFGEEVPQGSPSPVGELTAPSLAKLAMEACSLLDKTPPQSPTRALPRPLHPTPVVDWDARPLPPPPAYDDVAQDEDDIEVCSITSPPSRRGKTNYGFVDESERGPALEDNLFLPPKETKQPSMTQTTELFEELQQECMKRLNVPLGLAAPADDKPQIPPRVPIPPRPLRRNEPGRWSGDLSPASGGEEDRPPQIPPRDPLSQPTSRTPSPMALQVGSPQQRAALCSCLSTSPGKPMPTTQSFALDPKYATPKVIQAQGKDCSKGPCILPIVKDGQKVSSTHYYLLPERPAYLDKYEKFFKEAKSPEEVPASRQVTTATVRPMVQQPLPDCKANFSSNNSNPGPKCLVKASCSLQKIVYDGPDVCRPADKIRLVQETVHGVTTEECQAALQNHNWNIQRAIQYLKVEQLFCLGLKSRMECQRVLEMFDWNLAQASSHLLDPYSTTRQKW, from the exons ATGCAGGCGGAGGAGGGCACGGactggctgctggagctgctcaccgagctgcagctgcagcagtacTTCCTGCGCATCCGAGACGAGCTCAATGTCACACGCCTCTCCCACTTCGAGTACGTCAAAAATGAGGATCTGGAGAAGATCGGCATGGGACGCCCCG gcCAGCGGCGGCTGTGGGAGGCAGTGAAGCGGAGGAAAGCCATGTGCAAGCGGAAATCCTGGATGAGCAAG GTGTTCAGTGGGAAGCGCCCGGAGTCGGAGCTGCCGCCCCAGCCCCAGAGTACCTTCCGCAAGCCCCCCACGCCACCACCCCCTGAAGCTGGGGGCCAACACTCCCTCACCTGCCTTGTGCGGGAGCGGGACCTCTCGATCTTTGAGAAGCTGGGTGACGGCTCCTTCGGTGTCGTGCGTCGCGGCGAGTGGTGCACGCCTGCCGGCAAGACG CTGAATGTGGCAGTGAAGTGCCTCAAGACAGATGTGCTGAGCCAGCCAGAGGCACTGGACGATTTCATCCGGGAGGTGAATGCCATGCACTCCCTGGACCACAGGAACCTCATCCGCCTGTATGGTGTGGTGCTCTCCCACCCCATGAAGATG GTGACAGAGCTGGCCCCACTGGGTTCCCTTCTGGACCGCCTGCGGAAGAACCAGGGCCATTTCCTCATCTCCACCCTGTGCCAGTATGCTATCCAGGTGGCCAAGGGCATGGCCTACCTGGAGTCCAAGCGCTTCATCCACCGCGACCTGGCTGCCCGCAACATCCTGCTGGCCTCCAATGAGCTCGTCAAGATTGGGGACTTCGGACTGATGCGGGCCCTGCCCAAAAATGATGATCACTACGTGATGCAGGAGCATCGCAAGGTCCCCTTTGCCTG GTGTGCTCCTGAGAGCCTGAAGACCCGCACCTTCTCCCATGCCAGTGACACCTGGATGTTCGGAGTGACCCTCTGGGAGATGTTCACCTATGGTCAGGAGCCTTGGATCGGCCTCAATGGCAGCCAG ATCCTGCACAAGATAGACAAGGAGGGTGAGCGGCTGCCGCGGCCTGAGGACTGTCCCCAGGACATCTACAATGtcatgctgcagtgctgggcacacAAGCCTGAGGACCGACCCACCTTCGTGGCCTTGCGAGACTTCTTGGTGGAG GCTCAGCCCACCGACATGAGAGCGCTGCAGGACTTTGAGGAGCCAGACAAGCTGCACATCCAGATGAACGACATCATCACGGTCATCGAGGGCAG GGCCGAGAATTACTGGTGGCGGGGTCAGAATAAACGGACCCTAAAAGTTGGCCAATTTCCCCGAAACACGGTGACCTCGGTGGCAGGGCTGTCAGCCCACGACATCAGCCAGCCGCTTAAAAACAGCTTCATCCACACAGGCCATGGAGACACCAACCCGCAGCACTGCTGGGGGTTTCCCGATAAAATTGATGA gCTGTACCTGGGAAATCCCATGGACCCTCCTGACGTTTTAGGTGTGGACCCGAGCGCTGCCAGACCTACACAGCTTCCAGGAAGGGCTAAAA ggcagcctcctcCACGCCCACCTCAGCCTACCGTCCTGCTCACCA AGCCTTGCTACGACCCGGtcagtgaggaggaggagggtctGCCAGGGGGTCTCCGGAAGCTCTGCCTGAAGAAgccaggcacagggaagggTCTGCGACCGGTCAAGCCATCAGCACGAGTACCGGGCACCAAGGTGGGCGAGCGGCAACCCGGACGGCTGGCAAGCGAGGGGCTGGCAAGCAGCGAGGTGACCCTCATTGACTTTGGGGAGGAAGTGCCCCAGGGTAGCCCCTCTCCAGTGGGGGAGCTGACAGCCCCATCGTTAGCCAAGCTGGCCATGGAGGCCTGCTCTTTGCTGGACAAGACCCCACCACAGAGCCCCACGCGGGCTCTTCCTCGGCCTCTCCACCCCACGCCAGTGGTGGACTGGGATGCCCGGCCGTTGCCCCCACCGCCTGCCTATGATGACGTGGCACAGGATGAGGATGATATTGAGGTCTGCTCTATCACTAGCCCTCCAAGCCGGCGGGGCAAGACCAACTATGGCTTTGTGGATGAGAGTGAGCGGGGACCAGCACTGGAGGACAACCTCTTCCTGCCCCCCAAGGAGACCAAACAGCCCAGCATGACGCAGACCACCGAGCTCTtcgaggagctgcagcaggagtgcATGAAGAGGCTCAACGTCCCTCTGGGACTGGCCGCCCCAGCTGACGACAAGCCCCAAATCCCGCCCCGTGTCCCAATCCCACCCCGGCCCCTTCGCCGCAATGAGCCTGGGCGCTGGTCAGGGGACCTTTCCCCAGCTTCGGGGGGCGAGGAAGACCGGCCGCCCCAGATCCCTCCACGGGACCCACTGTCACAGCCCACTTCCCGGACACCCAGCCCCAtggctctgcaggtgggctctccCCAGCAACgtgctgccctctgctcctgcctctccacCTCACCAGGGAAGCCCATGCCCACCACACAGAGCTTTGCCCTTGACCCCAAATACGCCACCCCCAAGGTCATCCAGGCACAGGGCAAGGACTGCTCCAAGGGACCCTGCATCCTGCCTATCGTGAAGGATGGGCAGAAGGTCAGCAGCACTCACTACTACCTGCTGCCCGAGCGCCCTGCCTACCTGGACAAGTATGAGAAGTTTTTCAAGGAGGCTAAAAGCCCTGAGGAGGTGCCAGCATCCCGCCAGGTCACCACAGCCACTGTCCGTCCCATggtgcagcagccactgccagaCTGCAAGGCCAACTTTTCCTCCAACAACAGCAACCCTGGGCCCAAGTGCCTGGTGAAAGcctcctgcagcctccagaAGATCGTTTACGACGGGCCAGATGTTTGCCGTCCTGCTGACAAGATCCGGCTG GTGCAGGAGACGGTGCATGGCGTGACCACCGAGGAGTGtcaggcagccctgcagaaccACAACTGGAACATCCAACGGGCCATCCAGTACCTGAAG GTGGAGCAGCTCTTCTGCCTGGGGCTGAAGTCCCGTATGGAGTGCCAGCGGGTGCTGGAGATGTTCGACTGGAACCTGGCACAGGCTAGCTCCCACCTCCTCGATCCCTACAGCACCACCCGCCAGAA GTGGTGA
- the TNK2 gene encoding activated CDC42 kinase 1 isoform X4, with the protein MRRFQALHRSFPFLTRFRLYRRLSCSMQAEEGTDWLLELLTELQLQQYFLRIRDELNVTRLSHFEYVKNEDLEKIGMGRPGQRRLWEAVKRRKAMCKRKSWMSKVFSGKRPESELPPQPQSTFRKPPTPPPPEAGGQHSLTCLVRERDLSIFEKLGDGSFGVVRRGEWCTPAGKTLNVAVKCLKTDVLSQPEALDDFIREVNAMHSLDHRNLIRLYGVVLSHPMKMVTELAPLGSLLDRLRKNQGHFLISTLCQYAIQVAKGMAYLESKRFIHRDLAARNILLASNELVKIGDFGLMRALPKNDDHYVMQEHRKVPFAWCAPESLKTRTFSHASDTWMFGVTLWEMFTYGQEPWIGLNGSQILHKIDKEGERLPRPEDCPQDIYNVMLQCWAHKPEDRPTFVALRDFLVEAQPTDMRALQDFEEPDKLHIQMNDIITVIEGRAENYWWRGQNKRTLKVGQFPRNTVTSVAGLSAHDISQPLKNSFIHTGHGDTNPQHCWGFPDKIDELYLGNPMDPPDVLGVDPSAARPTQLPGRAKRQPPPRPPQPTVLLTKPCYDPVSEEEEGLPGGLRKLCLKKPGTGKGLRPVKPSARVPGTKVGERQPGRLASEGLASSEVTLIDFGEEVPQGSPSPVGELTAPSLAKLAMEACSLLDKTPPQSPTRALPRPLHPTPVVDWDARPLPPPPAYDDVAQDEDDIEVCSITSPPSRRGKTNYGFVDESERGPALEDNLFLPPKETKQPSMTQTTELFEELQQECMKRLNVPLGLAAPADDKPQIPPRVPIPPRPLRRNEPGRWSGDLSPASGGEEDRPPQIPPRDPLSQPTSRTPSPMALQVGSPQQRAALCSCLSTSPGKPMPTTQSFALDPKYATPKVIQAQGKDCSKGPCILPIVKDGQKVSSTHYYLLPERPAYLDKYEKFFKEAKSPEEVPASRQVTTATVRPMVQQPLPDCKANFSSNNSNPGPKCLVKASCSLQKIVYDGPDVCRPADKIRLVQETVHGVTTEECQAALQNHNWNIQRAIQYLKVEQLFCLGLKSRMECQRVLEMFDWNLAQASSHLLDPYSTTRQKW; encoded by the exons atgCGACGCTTCCAGGCTTTGCACCGatccttccccttcctcaccCGCTTCCGCCTCTACCGA aggctgagctgtAGCATGCAGGCGGAGGAGGGCACGGactggctgctggagctgctcaccgagctgcagctgcagcagtacTTCCTGCGCATCCGAGACGAGCTCAATGTCACACGCCTCTCCCACTTCGAGTACGTCAAAAATGAGGATCTGGAGAAGATCGGCATGGGACGCCCCG gcCAGCGGCGGCTGTGGGAGGCAGTGAAGCGGAGGAAAGCCATGTGCAAGCGGAAATCCTGGATGAGCAAG GTGTTCAGTGGGAAGCGCCCGGAGTCGGAGCTGCCGCCCCAGCCCCAGAGTACCTTCCGCAAGCCCCCCACGCCACCACCCCCTGAAGCTGGGGGCCAACACTCCCTCACCTGCCTTGTGCGGGAGCGGGACCTCTCGATCTTTGAGAAGCTGGGTGACGGCTCCTTCGGTGTCGTGCGTCGCGGCGAGTGGTGCACGCCTGCCGGCAAGACG CTGAATGTGGCAGTGAAGTGCCTCAAGACAGATGTGCTGAGCCAGCCAGAGGCACTGGACGATTTCATCCGGGAGGTGAATGCCATGCACTCCCTGGACCACAGGAACCTCATCCGCCTGTATGGTGTGGTGCTCTCCCACCCCATGAAGATG GTGACAGAGCTGGCCCCACTGGGTTCCCTTCTGGACCGCCTGCGGAAGAACCAGGGCCATTTCCTCATCTCCACCCTGTGCCAGTATGCTATCCAGGTGGCCAAGGGCATGGCCTACCTGGAGTCCAAGCGCTTCATCCACCGCGACCTGGCTGCCCGCAACATCCTGCTGGCCTCCAATGAGCTCGTCAAGATTGGGGACTTCGGACTGATGCGGGCCCTGCCCAAAAATGATGATCACTACGTGATGCAGGAGCATCGCAAGGTCCCCTTTGCCTG GTGTGCTCCTGAGAGCCTGAAGACCCGCACCTTCTCCCATGCCAGTGACACCTGGATGTTCGGAGTGACCCTCTGGGAGATGTTCACCTATGGTCAGGAGCCTTGGATCGGCCTCAATGGCAGCCAG ATCCTGCACAAGATAGACAAGGAGGGTGAGCGGCTGCCGCGGCCTGAGGACTGTCCCCAGGACATCTACAATGtcatgctgcagtgctgggcacacAAGCCTGAGGACCGACCCACCTTCGTGGCCTTGCGAGACTTCTTGGTGGAG GCTCAGCCCACCGACATGAGAGCGCTGCAGGACTTTGAGGAGCCAGACAAGCTGCACATCCAGATGAACGACATCATCACGGTCATCGAGGGCAG GGCCGAGAATTACTGGTGGCGGGGTCAGAATAAACGGACCCTAAAAGTTGGCCAATTTCCCCGAAACACGGTGACCTCGGTGGCAGGGCTGTCAGCCCACGACATCAGCCAGCCGCTTAAAAACAGCTTCATCCACACAGGCCATGGAGACACCAACCCGCAGCACTGCTGGGGGTTTCCCGATAAAATTGATGA gCTGTACCTGGGAAATCCCATGGACCCTCCTGACGTTTTAGGTGTGGACCCGAGCGCTGCCAGACCTACACAGCTTCCAGGAAGGGCTAAAA ggcagcctcctcCACGCCCACCTCAGCCTACCGTCCTGCTCACCA AGCCTTGCTACGACCCGGtcagtgaggaggaggagggtctGCCAGGGGGTCTCCGGAAGCTCTGCCTGAAGAAgccaggcacagggaagggTCTGCGACCGGTCAAGCCATCAGCACGAGTACCGGGCACCAAGGTGGGCGAGCGGCAACCCGGACGGCTGGCAAGCGAGGGGCTGGCAAGCAGCGAGGTGACCCTCATTGACTTTGGGGAGGAAGTGCCCCAGGGTAGCCCCTCTCCAGTGGGGGAGCTGACAGCCCCATCGTTAGCCAAGCTGGCCATGGAGGCCTGCTCTTTGCTGGACAAGACCCCACCACAGAGCCCCACGCGGGCTCTTCCTCGGCCTCTCCACCCCACGCCAGTGGTGGACTGGGATGCCCGGCCGTTGCCCCCACCGCCTGCCTATGATGACGTGGCACAGGATGAGGATGATATTGAGGTCTGCTCTATCACTAGCCCTCCAAGCCGGCGGGGCAAGACCAACTATGGCTTTGTGGATGAGAGTGAGCGGGGACCAGCACTGGAGGACAACCTCTTCCTGCCCCCCAAGGAGACCAAACAGCCCAGCATGACGCAGACCACCGAGCTCTtcgaggagctgcagcaggagtgcATGAAGAGGCTCAACGTCCCTCTGGGACTGGCCGCCCCAGCTGACGACAAGCCCCAAATCCCGCCCCGTGTCCCAATCCCACCCCGGCCCCTTCGCCGCAATGAGCCTGGGCGCTGGTCAGGGGACCTTTCCCCAGCTTCGGGGGGCGAGGAAGACCGGCCGCCCCAGATCCCTCCACGGGACCCACTGTCACAGCCCACTTCCCGGACACCCAGCCCCAtggctctgcaggtgggctctccCCAGCAACgtgctgccctctgctcctgcctctccacCTCACCAGGGAAGCCCATGCCCACCACACAGAGCTTTGCCCTTGACCCCAAATACGCCACCCCCAAGGTCATCCAGGCACAGGGCAAGGACTGCTCCAAGGGACCCTGCATCCTGCCTATCGTGAAGGATGGGCAGAAGGTCAGCAGCACTCACTACTACCTGCTGCCCGAGCGCCCTGCCTACCTGGACAAGTATGAGAAGTTTTTCAAGGAGGCTAAAAGCCCTGAGGAGGTGCCAGCATCCCGCCAGGTCACCACAGCCACTGTCCGTCCCATggtgcagcagccactgccagaCTGCAAGGCCAACTTTTCCTCCAACAACAGCAACCCTGGGCCCAAGTGCCTGGTGAAAGcctcctgcagcctccagaAGATCGTTTACGACGGGCCAGATGTTTGCCGTCCTGCTGACAAGATCCGGCTG GTGCAGGAGACGGTGCATGGCGTGACCACCGAGGAGTGtcaggcagccctgcagaaccACAACTGGAACATCCAACGGGCCATCCAGTACCTGAAG GTGGAGCAGCTCTTCTGCCTGGGGCTGAAGTCCCGTATGGAGTGCCAGCGGGTGCTGGAGATGTTCGACTGGAACCTGGCACAGGCTAGCTCCCACCTCCTCGATCCCTACAGCACCACCCGCCAGAA GTGGTGA